A window of the Canis lupus baileyi chromosome 1, mCanLup2.hap1, whole genome shotgun sequence genome harbors these coding sequences:
- the FBXO46 gene encoding F-box only protein 46, translating into MDRSSLLPFQLWCPRPFGTYSQNQPRPPTAALKPSACPEPGSGAEPDHGPAHSENTPPALATEAPASQPAPLLSAAAAGDEGRVLLDTWYVIKPGNTKEKVAFFVAHQCGGGSRASSMKVKGHWGSDSSKAKRRRRCLEPTKAPPDPGGPEGPPAAEGAPTSTGEDVDLLSVAEMVALVEQRAALALQNYPRPGTPAPVVFVSAEQGGPAKGLGSERRSGGGDCSRVAEAVAHFEAQRDSPPSKGLRKEERPGPGPGEVRIAFRISNGREPRAPDGSLPNGSGGRPGCAYPGSPGPGARAKDKITCDLYQLISPSRDALPSNVEFLLARADEASEGETPVPARPEDTPPAPPPPPARDCGASGFHVDVVVTGVVDECIFFGKDGTKNVKEETVCLTVSPEEPPPPGQLFFLQSRGPDGPPEPPPADSPATAPGPDDAEGTADTSLCRLYRHVSHDFLEIRFKIQRLLEPRQYMLLLPEHVLVKIFSFLPTRALAALKCTCHHFKGIIEAFGVRATDSRWSRDPLYRDDPCKQCRKRYEKGDVSLCRWHPKPYHHDLPYGRSYWMCCRRADRETPGCRLGLHDNNWVLPCNGPGGGSSGGGGGSTGSSGGRAGREEGR; encoded by the coding sequence ATGGACCGCAGCAGCCTCCTGCCCTTCCAGCTGTGGTGCCCCCGGCCCTTTGGCACCTACTCGCAGAACCAGCCGCGCCCACCTACTGCAGCCCTCAAGCCATCGGCCTGCCCAGAGCCAGGCAGTGGGGCTGAGCCAGACCACGGGCCTGCCCACTCAGAGAACACCCCGCCTGCCTTGGCCACAGaggcccctgcctcccagcctgctCCACTCCTCTCAGCAGCTGCTGCTGGCGATGAGGGCCGAGTCCTGCTGGACACGTGGTACGTCATCAAGCCCGGGAATACAAAGGAGAAGGTGGCCTTCTTTGTGGCCCACCAGTGTGGTGGGGGCAGCCGGGCCAGCTCCATGAAGGTTAAGGGGCACTGGGGCAGCGACAGCTCCAAGGCTAAGCGGAGGAGGCGCTGTCTTGAACCTACCAAGGCTCCACCGGACCCAGGGGGCCCAGAGGGGCCCCCCGCTGCTGAGGGGGCCCCAACCTCAACTGGTGAGGACGTCGACCTGCTCTCTGTGGCTGAGATGGTAGCCCTAGTGGAACAGCGGGCCGCCCTGGCCCTGCAGAACTACCCTCGCCCCGGCACCCCGGCGCCTGTGGTCTTTGTGTCAGCTGAGCAGGGTGGGCCTGCCAAGGGGCTGGGATCTGAACGGCGGTCTGGTGGTGGGGACTGCAGCCGTGTGGCCGAGGCGGTGGCCCACTTCGAGGCCCAGCGGGACAGCCCTCCATCCAAAGGCCTCCGCAAAGAGGAGCGTCCTGggccaggtccaggggaggtacGCATTGCCTTCCGCATCTCCAATGGCCGAGAGCCCCGTGCACCCGATGGCAGCTTGCCCAACGGGAGTGGGGGCCGGCCCGGTTGTGCCTACCCTGGCAGCCCAGGCCCCGGGGCCCGAGCCAAGGACAAGATCACCTGCGACCTGTACCAGCTCATCAGCCCCTCCCGGGACGCCCTGCCCAGCAATGTGGAGTTCCTTCTGGCTCGGGCGGATGAAGCCAGCGAGGGGGAGACACCAGTCCCTGCCAGGCCTGAGGACActcccccagcaccccctccaccccctgcccggGACTGCGGAGCATCAGGCTTCCATGTGGATGTGGTGGTGACGGGTGTGGTGGATGAATGCATCTTCTTTGGCAAGGACGGCACCAAGAACGTCAAAGAGGAGACAGTGTGCCTGACGGTCAGCCCCGAGGAGCCGCCCCCACCTGGCCAGCTTTTCTTCCTCCAGTCCCGTGGTCCAGATGGGCCCCCTGAGCCACCCCCGGCCGACTCACCAGCCACCGCACCAGGCCCGGATGATGCCGAGGGGACAGCAGACACCTCTCTGTGCCGCCTGTACCGGCACGTGTCACACGATTTCCTGGAGATTCGCTTCAAGATCCAGCGGCTGCTAGAGCCGCGACAGTACATGCTGCTGCTGCCCGAGCACGTGCTGGTGAAGATCTTTAGCTTCTTGCCCACGCGGGCCCTGGCAGCCCTCAAGTGTACCTGCCACCACTTCAAGGGCATCATTGAGGCATTCGGTGTGCGGGCCACAGACTCACGCTGGAGCCGCGACCCACTGTATCGCGATGACCCTTGCAAGCAGTGCCGCAAGAGATACGAGAAGGGTGATGTGTCGCTCTGCCGCTGGCACCCCAAGCCCTACCACCACGACCTGCCTTATGGACGTTCCTACTGGATGTGCTGCCGCCGAGCTGACCGCGAGACGCCTGGCTGCCGCCTGGGTCTGCACGATAACAACTGGGTGCTGCCCTGCAATGGGCCAGGTGGCGGCAGtagtggtggcggtggtggcagCACTGGCAGCAGTGGGGGCCGGGctggcagggaggaagggaggtga